From the genome of Elusimicrobiota bacterium, one region includes:
- a CDS encoding N-acetylneuraminate synthase, with protein MTFQNIVRIKNKTIGAGQPAFIIAELGVNHGGDADVAAKMIEAAAAA; from the coding sequence ATGACGTTTCAAAACATTGTTAGGATAAAAAATAAAACCATAGGCGCCGGACAGCCCGCTTTTATCATCGCCGAATTGGGAGTTAATCACGGCGGCGACGCGGACGTAGCCGCTAAAATGATCGAGGCCGCCGCCGCCGCGG
- the pseG gene encoding UDP-2,4-diacetamido-2,4,6-trideoxy-beta-L-altropyranose hydrolase, translated as MSREIPNFVFFVAASAEVGSGHVSRCRALAQAIGGRADVVFALSGDQGHWKEVLTQSGVKVIAPEAVGGSHWSAVIMDGYDFSVPQYRLLRGATSCFMVMDDQALGNEMADIILNQNAGYTDAEYRGKISDRAHLLLGPSYTLLREEFRLLRDAGVHRDCSRATRVLVSLGGSDTRNLTTIIVQALERLDHAGPLDVTLVLGPHNRHAAQITEACRSAKHRYRIEKNVQRMEQFILEADWAVGLIGVSMWERMCLGLPTLLLALDEHQDRIGRFVHGEKAAFYAGRYDRLFQEEIVSSMAKFIADKDMRATLSINGLNLVDGTGAGRVAKVLMDRSLNSRGVK; from the coding sequence ATGAGCAGGGAAATTCCAAATTTCGTTTTTTTTGTCGCGGCATCGGCGGAGGTCGGGTCCGGGCACGTCAGCCGGTGCCGGGCCTTGGCGCAAGCCATCGGCGGCCGGGCCGATGTTGTTTTTGCGTTAAGCGGCGACCAGGGCCATTGGAAAGAGGTCCTAACCCAAAGCGGAGTTAAAGTAATCGCTCCTGAAGCCGTGGGCGGGTCGCACTGGTCCGCCGTGATTATGGATGGCTATGATTTTAGCGTCCCGCAGTATCGCCTTTTACGCGGCGCGACTTCTTGTTTTATGGTGATGGACGATCAGGCGTTGGGCAATGAGATGGCCGATATTATTTTGAATCAAAACGCGGGCTATACGGATGCGGAGTATCGCGGCAAAATTTCCGATCGCGCCCATCTGCTGCTTGGACCGTCGTACACGCTTTTGCGCGAGGAGTTCCGGCTATTGCGGGATGCGGGTGTTCATAGGGATTGCTCCCGGGCAACGCGCGTTTTGGTGAGTTTGGGCGGTTCAGATACAAGAAATTTGACGACGATTATCGTCCAGGCGTTAGAGCGGCTCGATCATGCGGGTCCGCTGGATGTGACGCTTGTGCTCGGGCCCCATAATCGCCATGCCGCTCAAATTACCGAAGCCTGCCGTTCTGCGAAACATCGTTACCGGATCGAAAAAAATGTGCAGCGGATGGAACAATTTATCTTGGAAGCCGATTGGGCCGTGGGACTCATCGGCGTTTCCATGTGGGAAAGGATGTGTCTTGGTTTGCCCACGCTTCTTTTGGCGCTTGATGAACACCAAGACAGAATCGGCCGGTTTGTCCACGGCGAGAAGGCGGCATTTTATGCCGGCCGGTACGATCGTTTATTCCAAGAGGAAATTGTTTCTTCAATGGCTAAATTCATCGCCGATAAGGACATGAGGGCCACGTTGTCCATCAACGGCCTAAATCTTGTCGACGGCACCGGCGCCGGACGGGTGGCGAAAGTTTTAATGGATCGCAGTTTAAATTCTCGAGGTGTCAAATGA
- a CDS encoding ATP-grasp domain-containing protein, whose product MSESHAGRAFVDRFYKVPAAGDENYIQILNDLSVAAGVDAVIPASEPEIFALSGLNPAGPPILPSKIPVIAQNGDFVKIHGDKLECFRNLARHVDVAPFADGADPRQLNDFIVRYGFPLVIKERRSSGSRRVSVIENRSALDQQIAQFQAPVVQAYVDDKEGEFSVGVFSSPEFIQAVAFRRSLGPGGNSWYAELSDDEDVLAYALNIAKSIKISGSVNIQVRKGAMGVKLLEINPRFSSLAAARAACGFKDVEWSLMLALGCLSVREPQPVRLGRFCRFQGELMDFGEGFSAVKEWEPYFKIGACC is encoded by the coding sequence ATGAGCGAAAGCCATGCGGGGCGCGCTTTCGTCGACCGGTTCTATAAGGTTCCCGCCGCCGGCGATGAGAACTATATTCAAATTCTCAATGATTTATCCGTGGCCGCCGGCGTTGACGCGGTGATCCCCGCAAGCGAACCGGAGATTTTCGCGCTTTCCGGCCTCAATCCGGCGGGGCCGCCGATATTGCCTTCGAAAATTCCCGTTATCGCCCAAAATGGAGATTTCGTCAAAATCCATGGGGATAAATTAGAGTGTTTTAGAAATTTGGCGCGGCATGTTGACGTAGCTCCCTTTGCCGACGGGGCCGACCCGCGTCAGCTTAATGATTTTATCGTCCGTTATGGCTTTCCTCTCGTCATCAAGGAACGCCGCTCCAGCGGATCCCGCCGGGTCAGCGTCATCGAAAACCGCTCCGCCTTGGATCAGCAGATCGCTCAATTCCAAGCTCCCGTGGTACAGGCTTACGTCGACGACAAAGAGGGAGAATTTTCAGTCGGGGTTTTCAGCTCTCCTGAATTTATTCAGGCCGTCGCGTTCCGCCGTTCATTGGGTCCCGGAGGAAATTCTTGGTACGCCGAACTTAGTGATGATGAGGATGTTTTAGCTTATGCCCTCAATATCGCTAAGTCGATAAAAATCAGCGGCAGTGTCAATATACAGGTGCGCAAGGGGGCCATGGGAGTTAAATTGCTGGAAATTAACCCGCGTTTTTCCAGCCTCGCCGCGGCCCGGGCGGCTTGCGGTTTTAAAGATGTTGAGTGGTCGTTGATGCTGGCGCTGGGATGTTTATCGGTGAGGGAACCGCAGCCTGTACGCTTAGGACGGTTCTGCCGGTTTCAGGGCGAGTTGATGGATTTTGGCGAAGGGTTTAGCGCCGTTAAGGAATGGGAACCGTATTTTAAGATCGGCGCGTGCTGCTGA
- a CDS encoding YfcE family phosphodiesterase: MKLGLIADIHGNHLAFKRVLNVLLNEVDRILFLGDLCGHYPFVEECVSLWDKRIVGVRGNHDQIFLDCASQASVPPQSYRDKYGSALSRSLSRASEETLALVKSWPVSQNLELGAGVACFHGAPWDPLGGRVYPDFKGWDRFNEVSSGVIAMGQTHYPFIKRHGDKLIINPGSVGQPRDIGNSASYATVDVESDKAEIFRVPFDPAELIEDARQHNAAIPYLCDIFSRT, from the coding sequence ATGAAGCTGGGACTGATCGCCGATATTCACGGCAATCATTTGGCCTTTAAGCGCGTGTTGAATGTTTTGCTTAACGAAGTTGACCGGATTTTATTTCTTGGCGATTTATGCGGGCATTATCCTTTCGTGGAAGAATGCGTATCATTATGGGATAAAAGAATCGTCGGCGTCCGGGGCAACCATGATCAGATTTTTCTTGATTGCGCGTCTCAAGCATCGGTGCCGCCGCAATCTTACCGGGATAAGTATGGTTCGGCATTAAGCCGGAGTTTATCGCGCGCGTCCGAGGAGACGCTAGCTCTCGTGAAGTCGTGGCCGGTATCACAAAATTTGGAATTAGGCGCGGGCGTGGCCTGTTTTCATGGCGCGCCGTGGGATCCTTTGGGAGGCCGCGTTTATCCGGACTTTAAGGGATGGGACCGCTTCAACGAGGTTTCTTCCGGCGTTATCGCGATGGGACAGACGCATTATCCTTTTATCAAGCGGCACGGGGATAAATTAATCATTAATCCCGGATCGGTGGGACAACCAAGGGATATCGGCAATTCGGCATCCTATGCGACGGTGGATGTTGAGTCTGATAAAGCGGAAATTTTCAGAGTGCCCTTTGACCCCGCCGAATTAATTGAGGACGCGCGTCAACATAATGCGGCTATTCCGTATCTTTGTGATATTTTTTCCAGGACATGA
- a CDS encoding NAD-dependent epimerase/dehydratase family protein, with the protein MSRTLEIIITGASGFLGRELVKTCGKLYPDAVIIPIKSPRAGGLDLGAGGADEKLRKTINLSNPGNAVLIHAAAWVDWNTPDGFFINAAMAVNAAQWARAANVGFCVLAGGVNVYMLGPEVDLETPPQPGSFYGLGKLAAEHAWRLLLEPEKTAMIRLAGIFGWQEKPTLFWNRLLLLALNGPQAGGKTTARRDSKRNYISAYDASRCLLETGVHAMSGLFMGASFETVDMAAFVRTLKMLPGSRLEVEWSDDAATEDKIVYSPSSQLSPWVRSFSDNMSHLWSDIPDWAKQGVVSLS; encoded by the coding sequence ATGAGCCGGACCTTGGAAATTATTATTACGGGCGCTTCGGGTTTTCTGGGACGGGAGTTAGTAAAAACTTGCGGAAAATTATATCCGGATGCCGTTATCATTCCCATTAAGTCTCCCCGTGCCGGCGGTTTGGATTTGGGAGCCGGCGGCGCTGATGAGAAATTGCGCAAGACGATTAATCTATCCAATCCTGGAAACGCGGTTTTAATTCACGCGGCCGCATGGGTTGATTGGAATACTCCCGATGGATTCTTTATTAACGCGGCCATGGCCGTTAACGCCGCTCAATGGGCGCGGGCGGCTAACGTTGGTTTTTGCGTGTTGGCGGGCGGAGTTAATGTGTATATGCTGGGCCCGGAAGTTGATTTGGAAACGCCTCCTCAGCCGGGTTCTTTTTATGGCTTGGGTAAATTAGCCGCCGAGCATGCTTGGCGGCTTTTATTGGAACCTGAAAAAACCGCCATGATCCGTCTGGCCGGCATTTTTGGCTGGCAAGAGAAGCCCACGTTGTTTTGGAACAGGTTATTATTACTGGCTTTAAACGGCCCGCAGGCAGGCGGCAAAACCACGGCGCGCCGCGATAGCAAAAGAAATTATATTTCAGCCTATGACGCGAGCCGTTGCCTTCTGGAGACGGGCGTTCATGCGATGTCCGGATTGTTTATGGGAGCTTCTTTCGAAACGGTCGATATGGCCGCGTTCGTGCGAACCTTGAAAATGTTGCCCGGCTCACGGCTTGAAGTGGAGTGGAGCGATGACGCCGCAACGGAGGACAAGATCGTGTATTCGCCCAGTTCCCAATTAAGTCCATGGGTAAGATCGTTTTCCGACAATATGTCCCATCTATGGTCGGATATCCCCGATTGGGCTAAGCAAGGGGTTGTTAGCTTATCATGA
- a CDS encoding carbamoyltransferase, with protein sequence MTESAAVLMEDGRVVAAAEEERFSRIKHDGGLPYRAIEFVLGTRGLTLADIDHVAVYWNPFQLGHRAKLLIKTLLLDPRFFVRMAQRAVTVFTDARGEDSGWMSLFQAKGNLTKRFGATPKNVHFLDHHSCHMASCFYASSFQDSAILIMDGAGEAACTTWAVGRGSSMEKIDEHLLPHSLGHYYSSVTGYLGFKMLDGEYKMMGLSPYGDPSGSKWIRENFLVSSPGGRYRLNTSALNYILALKGDFQGSFTRHFGPPRELSETVEFNDRHRDIAASAQQAFEDVVLGMSKELRQRTGMSRLSIAGGCGLNCKANGKILSEGIFEEIYVPPVPHDAGGALGAAMLLYQRLTGKRPEPLTHAQYGPEFQDSDIAQASSGYSGFTVEKMETDALIARTAKLLSEGGVVAWFQGKMEYGPRALGNRSFLADPRSDSIRDVINEKIKKRELFRPFAPSVKEEKASEYFEIQQQAPFMTIAVAVRREKRDMIPAVTHVDNTARPQTVNSSSNPKYWKLLDHFEKLTGVPVLLNTSFNIQEPVVCTPREAIKTFSSCGVDALVIENYWVSRKSSKRLNDVDRDAAGRKLAKVERPVGIS encoded by the coding sequence ATGACTGAGTCGGCGGCTGTTTTAATGGAAGACGGCCGGGTCGTCGCTGCAGCGGAAGAGGAGCGGTTTTCCCGCATTAAGCATGACGGGGGGTTGCCTTATCGCGCCATTGAATTTGTTTTGGGAACGCGCGGATTGACATTGGCCGACATTGATCATGTTGCCGTTTACTGGAACCCTTTTCAATTGGGCCACCGGGCCAAGCTTCTGATTAAAACCCTTCTTTTAGATCCCCGATTTTTCGTTCGGATGGCCCAGCGAGCAGTGACTGTTTTTACGGATGCCCGCGGCGAGGATTCCGGCTGGATGAGCCTCTTTCAGGCAAAAGGGAATTTAACAAAGCGTTTCGGCGCGACTCCGAAAAACGTCCATTTTTTGGACCACCATAGTTGCCACATGGCCAGCTGTTTTTACGCTTCTTCATTCCAAGACAGCGCGATTTTGATTATGGACGGAGCCGGTGAAGCGGCTTGCACGACCTGGGCGGTCGGGCGTGGATCCTCAATGGAAAAAATCGATGAGCATTTATTGCCGCATTCGCTTGGGCACTACTATTCTTCGGTGACGGGTTATCTTGGGTTTAAAATGCTCGATGGCGAATACAAGATGATGGGTTTAAGCCCCTATGGCGATCCCTCGGGCTCTAAATGGATACGAGAGAATTTTTTGGTCTCTTCACCGGGCGGCCGCTATCGCCTCAATACGTCGGCGTTGAACTATATCCTTGCCCTAAAAGGAGATTTCCAAGGCTCTTTTACAAGGCATTTCGGCCCGCCCAGGGAACTCAGTGAAACGGTTGAATTCAATGATCGTCATCGGGATATCGCCGCTTCCGCTCAGCAGGCTTTTGAGGACGTCGTCTTAGGCATGTCCAAGGAGCTGCGCCAAAGGACCGGCATGAGCAGACTTTCCATTGCGGGCGGCTGCGGGCTTAACTGCAAGGCCAATGGGAAAATTTTGAGCGAGGGCATTTTTGAGGAAATTTATGTGCCGCCCGTGCCCCACGATGCGGGCGGGGCGCTCGGAGCCGCGATGTTGCTTTATCAGCGGTTGACGGGAAAACGCCCCGAACCGCTCACGCACGCTCAATATGGGCCGGAGTTTCAGGATTCTGATATTGCTCAAGCCTCGTCCGGCTATAGCGGTTTTACCGTTGAAAAAATGGAAACCGACGCGCTCATTGCCCGCACGGCCAAATTGCTTTCTGAAGGGGGGGTCGTCGCCTGGTTCCAGGGAAAAATGGAATACGGCCCACGCGCTTTGGGCAACCGTTCTTTCCTGGCCGATCCCCGGTCCGATTCAATCCGCGACGTGATCAACGAAAAGATCAAGAAAAGGGAACTGTTCAGGCCGTTCGCGCCTTCCGTGAAGGAAGAAAAAGCCTCTGAGTATTTTGAAATTCAGCAGCAGGCTCCCTTCATGACCATCGCCGTTGCCGTGCGCCGGGAAAAGCGCGATATGATCCCGGCCGTCACCCATGTCGATAACACGGCCAGGCCGCAAACGGTTAATTCATCGAGCAATCCCAAGTATTGGAAGCTTTTGGATCACTTTGAAAAATTAACCGGAGTTCCCGTGCTTTTAAATACCTCTTTTAATATCCAAGAACCTGTCGTCTGCACTCCCCGGGAAGCGATTAAGACCTTCTCCTCCTGCGGTGTCGACGCTCTAGTGATAGAAAATTATTGGGTTTCTCGGAAATCCTCGAAGCGTTTAAACGATGTGGACCGAGACGCCGCCGGGCGCAAATTAGCCAAAGTGGAGAGGCCTGTCGGCATATCATGA
- a CDS encoding DUF3473 domain-containing protein, whose amino-acid sequence MPKRKAFLTVDFEDYRRQQLHDHLGNYPPPNPEEIERQLLMLLELFDTCGASATFFSVGRLAAELRSSVWSLITAKHRVGCHGHEHMRIWQLGPQRFRLDITRAKRALEDVTGRPVVSFRAPHFSSDGCDPWFGEMLSACGFKVDSSRRIRLMPDGQRGTVAVTGAGGTLVEVPLPSIGFGPKRLTVIGGTYFRLLPLFIIRRLLARAETLGFIPMVYLHPYDIDPAAAPLAYPMGVGYALHRAGDKMRRMGRSSAGEKLLKLAEDYDFCPVESVLSN is encoded by the coding sequence ATGCCTAAAAGAAAAGCGTTCTTAACCGTAGACTTTGAAGACTACCGGCGCCAGCAATTGCATGATCATTTGGGAAACTACCCGCCTCCCAATCCCGAAGAGATCGAGCGCCAATTGCTTATGCTTTTAGAGCTTTTCGATACCTGCGGAGCCAGCGCGACTTTTTTTTCCGTTGGCCGGTTGGCCGCCGAGCTTCGATCCTCCGTTTGGAGTTTAATTACCGCCAAGCACCGTGTCGGCTGCCATGGGCATGAGCATATGCGCATTTGGCAACTGGGCCCCCAGCGGTTTCGACTGGATATTACGCGGGCCAAACGCGCGCTTGAAGATGTTACGGGCCGGCCCGTTGTTTCATTCAGGGCGCCGCATTTCAGCAGCGATGGTTGCGACCCCTGGTTTGGCGAAATGTTGTCCGCTTGCGGCTTCAAAGTGGATAGTTCCAGGCGAATCCGTTTAATGCCGGATGGTCAACGAGGCACCGTCGCTGTTACCGGGGCCGGCGGCACGTTGGTGGAAGTGCCTTTGCCTTCCATCGGGTTTGGCCCCAAGAGGCTTACGGTGATCGGGGGAACTTATTTTCGTTTGCTCCCTTTGTTTATTATTCGCCGGTTATTAGCGAGGGCCGAAACGCTCGGATTTATCCCTATGGTGTATCTGCACCCCTATGACATTGACCCTGCCGCTGCCCCCTTGGCGTACCCGATGGGGGTCGGCTATGCCTTGCATCGGGCCGGCGATAAAATGCGCCGCATGGGCCGCAGCAGCGCCGGCGAGAAATTGCTTAAGCTTGCCGAGGATTATGATTTTTGTCCGGTGGAATCCGTTCTATCCAATTAA
- a CDS encoding methyltransferase, producing the protein MTTLLLGRRLKHLAARHSWRRVHEIGVGGYGILGIYLKKRFPELSISGSSIFEDEITSSRKVASMNSAPLELFHSDVLDRVEGRYDAIWWNLPYYDRRIVFLLDKLFGQIVEKSLLRPGGMLTLGFNSIPLDAETVLSSMRRYSYFRLIGFETFWWNPHVVMTIECHPA; encoded by the coding sequence GTGACCACTCTGTTGCTCGGCCGCAGGCTGAAACATTTGGCTGCGCGGCATTCTTGGCGGCGCGTTCATGAGATCGGCGTCGGCGGGTACGGTATTTTGGGCATTTACTTAAAAAAGCGTTTTCCAGAATTATCTATTTCCGGCTCCTCTATTTTTGAGGATGAAATTACCAGCTCCCGGAAAGTCGCTTCAATGAATTCCGCGCCGTTGGAATTGTTTCATTCAGATGTTTTAGACCGGGTTGAGGGGCGTTATGATGCGATTTGGTGGAATCTTCCCTACTATGATCGCCGCATCGTATTTTTGTTGGACAAACTTTTCGGGCAAATCGTCGAGAAGTCCTTGCTGAGACCGGGCGGCATGCTCACCCTGGGATTCAACTCAATCCCTTTAGATGCGGAAACGGTGTTGTCCAGTATGAGAAGATACTCTTATTTTCGATTGATCGGTTTTGAGACATTCTGGTGGAACCCGCACGTTGTCATGACCATCGAATGTCACCCAGCCTGA
- a CDS encoding nucleotide sugar dehydrogenase: MASGDRHQSSQLLEKIKSREAVVGIIGLGYVGLPLAIRCADMGFPVLGFDIDEHKVKRLNSGQSYINHIGSDLIAKLVQQERLLATADFGRLGEADCILVCVPTPLTPYREPDLSYIVNTMAAIKATLRPGQFISLESTTYPGTTSEVLLTQFEKTGLKAGKDFYLVFSPERENPGNGKFALAQIPKVVGGVTSECQRVGRTFYEQIVERVVLVASPEAAEMTKLLENIFRCVNIALVNELKILCDRMGIDIWDVISAASTKPFGFMPFYPGPGLGGHCIPVDPFYLTWKAREYDMVTRFVELAGEINSGMPQYVVAKTVEALNKRGRSIKDAKVLVLGVSYKKDVGDIRESPALKVIELLMRYEARVAYSDPHIPSFGNLRHYQLTMESLPLSESLLREMDVVMIITDHGCFDYEQIVECSQLIIDTRNATSHVKAGREKIIKA; encoded by the coding sequence ATAGCATCGGGCGATCGGCATCAATCTTCGCAGCTTCTCGAAAAAATCAAATCCCGCGAGGCCGTTGTCGGGATTATCGGTTTGGGTTACGTGGGGCTGCCTTTGGCGATCCGCTGCGCAGATATGGGTTTTCCTGTTCTTGGGTTTGATATTGATGAGCACAAGGTCAAGCGGCTCAACAGCGGTCAAAGCTATATCAATCATATTGGGTCCGATTTAATAGCCAAGCTGGTTCAACAAGAGCGTCTTCTGGCGACCGCAGATTTTGGGCGTCTCGGCGAGGCGGACTGTATTCTGGTCTGCGTCCCTACTCCGTTGACGCCGTATCGGGAACCGGATCTCTCCTACATCGTTAATACGATGGCTGCGATCAAAGCAACGTTGAGGCCGGGCCAGTTTATTTCCCTGGAAAGCACAACCTACCCGGGCACAACTTCCGAAGTACTGTTGACGCAGTTCGAGAAAACCGGGCTTAAAGCCGGGAAAGATTTTTATTTGGTTTTTTCTCCTGAACGGGAAAATCCGGGCAACGGCAAATTCGCCTTGGCGCAGATTCCGAAAGTTGTGGGCGGCGTGACCAGCGAATGCCAACGGGTGGGGCGAACGTTTTACGAACAAATCGTGGAAAGAGTCGTGCTGGTCGCCTCTCCTGAAGCCGCGGAAATGACCAAGCTTCTTGAAAATATTTTCCGGTGCGTTAACATCGCCTTGGTCAACGAATTGAAAATTCTTTGCGACCGGATGGGGATCGATATTTGGGACGTTATCAGCGCGGCTTCCACGAAACCGTTCGGTTTTATGCCTTTTTATCCCGGTCCGGGCTTGGGGGGCCATTGCATTCCCGTCGACCCGTTTTATTTGACCTGGAAGGCCCGGGAATATGACATGGTGACGCGTTTCGTTGAGCTGGCCGGCGAGATCAATTCAGGCATGCCGCAATACGTCGTGGCTAAAACCGTTGAAGCGCTCAATAAGCGGGGCCGCAGCATCAAGGACGCCAAAGTTTTGGTTTTGGGTGTTTCTTACAAAAAAGACGTCGGAGATATTCGTGAATCACCTGCGCTGAAAGTTATTGAGCTTCTCATGAGATACGAAGCCCGTGTTGCTTACAGCGACCCACATATTCCCTCGTTCGGCAATTTGCGGCATTATCAATTGACCATGGAATCTTTGCCGTTAAGCGAGAGCTTATTAAGAGAGATGGACGTGGTGATGATTATCACCGATCACGGCTGTTTCGATTATGAGCAGATCGTGGAATGTTCGCAGCTGATCATCGACACGCGCAACGCCACCAGCCACGTAAAAGCCGGCCGGGAGAAAATCATCAAAGCTTAG